From the Planctomycetota bacterium genome, one window contains:
- the ybeY gene encoding rRNA maturation RNase YbeY: protein MRFDVEDHAEARDVADQLARDLETLLAVPDRPLVPDEVSFTIVRDAEMLALHERFTGDASTTDVMSFETAHDTTGRVIEGDVVVCLDVATRESVARTTSVRQELLLYALHGLLHLSGFDDLKPDDHARMHEAEDAWLESAGFGRVFRP from the coding sequence GTGCGATTCGACGTCGAGGATCATGCTGAAGCACGCGACGTCGCGGACCAGCTGGCGCGCGATCTGGAGACGTTGCTCGCGGTGCCCGATCGACCGCTTGTCCCGGACGAGGTCAGCTTCACGATCGTCCGCGACGCGGAGATGTTGGCGTTGCACGAACGGTTCACAGGTGACGCGTCGACGACCGACGTCATGAGCTTCGAGACCGCCCACGACACGACGGGACGGGTCATCGAGGGCGACGTCGTCGTCTGCCTCGACGTCGCCACGCGCGAGTCCGTCGCCCGAACGACGTCCGTCCGGCAGGAATTGCTGCTCTACGCCCTCCACGGACTTCTGCACCTTTCAGGCTTCGACGACCTGAAGCCCGACGACCACGCCCGCATGCACGAGGCGGAGGACGCC